The following proteins are encoded in a genomic region of Cryptomeria japonica chromosome 11, Sugi_1.0, whole genome shotgun sequence:
- the LOC131071581 gene encoding uncharacterized protein LOC131071581 produces MGCVCSKQAKKHTKERTISVTNHMVALTSSTLGVLDLGPSKAQQKEGESESGEQKELNVSDEVIKSKKWTEKSVTQVESAERVAEVEPMTINAWELMQGLDEEDGGVDQSKRSSLEEEKVKFTPKKAASEVGNGRHNQGQQQRFGKENGMNVRSGKMRMNEVSTSSPLRELNVNDNCSNGISPEIGCRGGSGSVPCKRVSKRGMTDLKVASARRLNSKIRLSMDLITEPQSPLFSPQLVATLEKALENLSEEEWNFIRKSEGGFHHGEKKKCKDEDDPLESFEVKCPPGGADAVVLYTTTLRGIRKTFEDCNNVRDTLASYGICISERDVSMHLDFRNELRKLMGKLVTVPRLFIKGRYIGGADEVLRIHEEGELGHLLQGIPTHMPGAICDGCGGVRFVPCLECSGSCKLVNEENRVVRCPECNENGLIQCPICC; encoded by the coding sequence ATGGGATGTGTGTGTTCGAAGCAGGCGAAGAAGCATACAAAAGAGAGAACCATTTCAGTGACGAATCATATGGTTGCTCTCACCTCCAGCACTCTGGGTGTTCTGGATCTGGGGCCTTCAAAAGCCCAGCAAAAAGAGGGGGAAAGTGAATCTGGTGAGCAGAAAGAGTTAAATGTGAGTGATGAAGTGATAAAGAGCAAGAAGTGGACCGAGAAAAGCGTCACACAAGTAGAAAGTGCAGAGAGAGTTGCAGAAGTGGAACCCATGACCATTAATGCTTGGGAGCTCATGCAAGGGCTGGATGAGGAAGATGGTGGTGTGGACCAATCTAAAAGAAGCAGCTTGGAAGAAGAGAAGGTGAAATTTACTCCCAAGAAAGCGGCTTCTGAGGTGGGAAATGGGAGGCACAATCAAGGGCAACAGCAGAGATTCGGTAAGGAAAATGGTATGAATGTACGGTCTGGGAAGATGAGAATGAATGAGGTTAGTACTAGTAGTCCTCTCAGAGAACTGAATGTGAATGATAATTGTAGTAATGGCATAAGTCCTGAGATAGGTTGCAGGGGGGGTTCGGGTTCTGTACCCTGCAAGAGGGTTTCAAAGAGGGGTATGACTGATTTGAAGGTTGCTTCAGCTAGAAGGCTCAATTCCAAGATTAGGCTTTCTATGGACCTCATCACAGAGCCCCAGAGTCCCCTGTTCAGCCCCCAATTGGTGGCTACTTTGGAGAAGGCGTTAGAAAATTTGAGTGAGGAGGAATGGAATTTTATAAGGAAGTCAGAGGGGGGTTTTCATCATGGtgagaagaagaaatgcaaggatgaGGATGACCCACTTGAGAGTTTTGAGGTAAAATGCCCCCCTGGTGGAGCTGATGCTGTGGTTCTGTATACTACTACACTCAGGGGAATCAGGAAAACATTTGAGGACTGTAACAATGTGAGAGATACCCTGGCAAGCTATGGGATTTGCATCAGTGAGAGGGATGTCTCTATGCATCTGGATTTCAGGAATGAGCTTAGGAAGCTCATGGGAAAACTTGTTACAGTGCCCAGATTGTTCATCAAGGGCAGATATATTGGGGGTGCAGATGAGGTTCTCAGGATTCATGAAGAGGGGGAACTGGGTCATCTTCTTCAGGGGATTCCAACCCATATGCCAGGTGCAATCTGTGATGGTTGTGGGGGAGTCAGATTTGTGCCATGCTTGGAATGCAGTGGAAGCTGCAAGCTTGTTAATGAGGAAAACAGAGTGGTAAGGTGCCCTGAATGCAATGAAAATGGCTTGATTCAGTGCCCAATTTGCTGCTGA